A window of the Microvirga terrae genome harbors these coding sequences:
- a CDS encoding cbb3-type cytochrome c oxidase subunit 3, with the protein MPAAYKFFAEFAQTWGLLYFVAVFLAVLIYALAPSRKDRFDAASRMPLQED; encoded by the coding sequence ATGCCAGCCGCATACAAGTTCTTTGCAGAATTCGCCCAGACATGGGGGCTCCTCTACTTCGTCGCCGTCTTCCTAGCGGTGCTGATCTATGCCCTCGCTCCCTCACGGAAGGACCGCTTCGACGCGGCCTCCCGCATGCCTCTCCAGGAGGATTGA
- a CDS encoding IclR family transcriptional regulator: protein MQGANIEDQGSDRDFVASLEKGLLVIEAFDASRPRLTLSDVSKLTGITRAAARRYLLTLTRLNYASFDGRYFSLSPRILRLGYAYLSSASLSTRVQPFLEQISEATGESSSAAILDGDDIVYIARSATRRIMSIGLGVGSRLPAYCTSLGRAILAYQPEEAIDAYLGRVRLEARTPKTVTDKAEFRAVLQATRGQGYAIVNEELEFGLRSIAVPVVQKNGQVTIALNLSAQAGRVSADEMRERFLPSLSAASESLRYLL from the coding sequence ATGCAGGGTGCAAATATCGAGGATCAGGGCAGCGACCGGGATTTCGTCGCGAGTCTCGAAAAGGGCCTCCTCGTCATCGAGGCCTTCGATGCCAGCCGGCCCCGCCTGACCCTGTCCGACGTTTCCAAGCTGACCGGCATCACCCGGGCGGCGGCCCGGCGCTACCTGCTCACGCTGACCCGGCTGAACTACGCGAGCTTCGACGGGCGCTACTTTTCCCTAAGCCCCCGGATCCTGCGGCTGGGCTACGCCTATCTCTCGTCCGCGTCGCTCTCGACCCGGGTACAGCCCTTTCTCGAGCAGATCTCGGAGGCGACGGGCGAATCCAGTTCCGCCGCGATCCTCGACGGCGACGACATCGTCTACATCGCCCGTTCGGCGACGCGCCGGATCATGTCCATCGGCCTGGGGGTCGGCAGCCGTCTCCCGGCCTATTGCACTTCCCTGGGCCGGGCGATCCTGGCCTACCAGCCCGAGGAGGCGATCGACGCCTATCTCGGGCGCGTCCGCCTGGAGGCGAGGACGCCGAAGACCGTGACGGACAAGGCGGAATTCCGTGCAGTCCTCCAAGCCACGCGCGGCCAGGGCTATGCCATCGTGAACGAGGAGCTCGAATTCGGCCTGCGCTCCATCGCCGTGCCGGTGGTCCAGAAGAACGGCCAGGTGACGATTGCGCTCAATCTTAGCGCGCAGGCCGGGCGCGTCTCGGCGGACGAGATGCGCGAGCGCTTCCTGCCGTCGCTGAGCGCGGCGAGCGAGTCGCTGCGCTACCTGCTTTAG
- a CDS encoding ABC transporter substrate-binding protein produces the protein MKVSNAILGAAIGALLAGSAMADTIKVGIIGPFSGPFALQGKNFQAGVEAYMALNGKSVKGHDIEVIYRDLPAANPAQSRALAQELVVKEKVQYLGGVYFTPDAMAITPLLKQANTPLVIFNAATSAIMTQSPLVVRTSFTTAQTTSPLGKIATERGVKKVISAVSDYGPGVDAEAAFKKAFEAAGGQVVEAIRMPLNTTDFSPIMQRVRDSGAEAVFAFLPSGPTTLGFVKAYNETGLKQAGIKFFAPGDLTQESDLPALGDGAVGLLTTFHYAVSHDSPENKKFVEAATKAVGGADQLSFPSVGAYDGMHVIYKMIEATDGKQDAQKAVDAVKGLAWTSPRGPVSIDAETRHITENIYLREVVKGPDGKTTNKEIQTFPNQKDPGLATQ, from the coding sequence ATGAAGGTTTCCAACGCAATTCTCGGAGCCGCCATCGGGGCTCTGCTGGCGGGTTCGGCCATGGCCGACACGATCAAGGTCGGCATCATCGGGCCGTTCTCGGGGCCCTTCGCGCTCCAGGGAAAGAACTTCCAGGCCGGCGTCGAGGCCTACATGGCGCTCAACGGCAAGTCCGTGAAGGGCCATGACATCGAGGTGATCTACCGCGATCTCCCGGCGGCCAATCCCGCCCAGTCCCGCGCCCTGGCGCAGGAACTGGTGGTGAAGGAGAAGGTGCAATATCTCGGCGGCGTGTACTTCACGCCGGACGCCATGGCGATCACGCCCCTGCTCAAGCAGGCGAACACGCCGCTCGTGATCTTCAACGCCGCCACCTCGGCGATCATGACCCAGTCGCCCCTGGTGGTGCGCACCTCCTTCACGACCGCGCAGACGACCTCGCCCCTGGGCAAGATCGCCACCGAGCGCGGCGTCAAGAAGGTGATCTCGGCGGTGAGCGATTACGGCCCGGGCGTCGATGCGGAAGCGGCCTTCAAGAAGGCGTTCGAGGCCGCCGGCGGCCAGGTGGTGGAAGCCATCAGGATGCCGCTCAACACCACCGATTTCAGCCCGATCATGCAGCGCGTGCGCGATTCCGGCGCCGAGGCGGTCTTCGCCTTCCTGCCGTCCGGCCCCACGACCCTGGGATTCGTGAAGGCCTACAACGAGACCGGCCTGAAGCAGGCCGGGATCAAGTTCTTCGCACCGGGCGATCTCACGCAGGAATCGGATCTTCCCGCGCTGGGCGACGGCGCCGTGGGCCTGCTCACCACGTTCCATTACGCGGTCTCGCACGACAGCCCCGAGAACAAGAAGTTCGTCGAGGCCGCCACCAAGGCCGTCGGCGGAGCCGACCAGCTCTCCTTCCCGTCGGTCGGCGCCTATGACGGCATGCACGTGATCTACAAGATGATCGAGGCGACGGACGGCAAGCAGGATGCCCAGAAGGCCGTGGACGCGGTGAAGGGCCTGGCCTGGACGAGCCCCCGTGGTCCCGTGAGCATCGACGCCGAGACCCGGCACATCACGGAGAACATCTATCTCCGCGAGGTCGTGAAGGGTCCGGACGGCAAGACCACCAACAAGGAAATCCAGACCTTCCCGAACCAGAAGGATCCTGGCCTCGCCACCCAGTAA
- a CDS encoding aldehyde dehydrogenase translates to MTDIHLLIDGRDVPASNGATFERRDPISGDVASRAAAAGVADAQAAADAAAAAFPAWSRLGPNARRAVLLKAADLLEGRAQDFVTLMATEIGATAGWAQFNVKLAAGMLREAASLTTQITGEIIPSDKPGCVSMAVRQPAGVVLGIAPWNAPVILGVRAIATPLACGNTVVLKASEICPGTHHLIGAVLREAGLPAGAVNVITNAPENAPEVIEALIAHRAVRRINFTGSTRVGRIIAETAARFLKPVLLELGGKASLVVLDDADLDAAVAASAFGAFMNQGQICMSTERIVVDDAVADDFVARLAAKADSLQAGNPRHGNFALGSLVGVEAAQRISGLVDDAVSKGARLLAGGRVDGTVMSATVLDHVTPAMRLYGEESFGPVVCVIRAAGLEEAVRIANDTEYGLSAAVFGRDVTRALDVAHRIESGICHINGATVHDEAQMPFGGVKASGYGRFGGKAGIAEFTELRWITIETGPQHFPI, encoded by the coding sequence ATGACGGACATCCATCTTCTCATCGACGGCCGGGACGTGCCCGCCTCCAATGGCGCCACCTTCGAGCGGCGCGACCCGATCTCCGGTGACGTGGCGAGCCGAGCGGCGGCGGCGGGCGTCGCCGATGCGCAGGCGGCCGCCGATGCGGCGGCAGCCGCCTTTCCGGCCTGGTCCAGGCTCGGGCCGAACGCCCGGCGCGCGGTGCTCCTGAAGGCTGCCGATCTGCTCGAGGGCAGGGCCCAGGACTTCGTGACCCTGATGGCGACCGAGATCGGCGCGACCGCCGGCTGGGCGCAGTTCAACGTGAAGCTCGCGGCCGGCATGCTGCGCGAGGCGGCTTCGCTCACGACGCAGATCACCGGCGAGATCATCCCGTCCGACAAGCCGGGCTGCGTGTCCATGGCGGTGCGCCAGCCGGCCGGGGTCGTGCTCGGCATCGCGCCCTGGAACGCGCCGGTCATCCTCGGCGTCCGGGCCATCGCGACGCCGCTCGCCTGCGGCAACACGGTCGTCTTGAAAGCCTCCGAGATCTGCCCCGGAACCCATCATCTGATCGGTGCCGTCCTGCGGGAGGCCGGTCTGCCGGCCGGCGCCGTCAACGTGATCACGAACGCGCCGGAGAACGCCCCGGAGGTGATCGAGGCCCTGATCGCCCATCGGGCCGTGCGCCGGATCAACTTCACCGGGTCGACCCGGGTCGGGCGCATCATCGCCGAGACGGCGGCGCGCTTCCTGAAGCCCGTGCTTCTCGAACTCGGAGGCAAGGCGTCCCTCGTGGTGCTGGACGATGCCGATCTCGACGCCGCCGTTGCGGCATCGGCGTTCGGGGCCTTCATGAACCAGGGCCAGATCTGCATGTCGACGGAGCGCATCGTGGTCGACGACGCGGTGGCGGACGATTTCGTCGCCAGGCTCGCCGCGAAGGCGGACTCGCTCCAGGCCGGCAATCCGCGCCACGGCAACTTCGCCCTCGGATCCCTCGTCGGCGTCGAGGCGGCCCAGCGGATCAGCGGGCTCGTGGACGACGCCGTCTCGAAAGGCGCCAGGCTCCTGGCCGGCGGCCGGGTCGACGGCACGGTCATGTCGGCGACGGTTCTCGACCATGTCACCCCGGCCATGCGGCTCTACGGCGAGGAATCCTTCGGCCCGGTGGTCTGCGTGATCCGGGCGGCGGGACTCGAGGAGGCGGTCCGGATCGCCAACGACACGGAATACGGCCTGTCGGCGGCGGTCTTCGGCCGGGACGTCACGCGCGCCCTCGACGTGGCGCACAGGATCGAGTCCGGCATCTGCCACATCAACGGGGCCACGGTGCACGACGAGGCCCAGATGCCGTTCGGCGGCGTGAAGGCAAGCGGCTACGGCCGCTTCGGCGGCAAGGCCGGGATCGCCGAGTTCACGGAGCTGCGCTGGATCACCATCGAGACCGGCCCGCAGCATTTCCCGATCTGA
- a CDS encoding magnesium transporter CorA family protein, giving the protein MIQAFLYNADGHDREVDLDEQCLAGLDERTLLWVDVSGRNRDEVEHLAGLFSLDRGSVRELLNPQEAPYLDNYGEYFQFDVIGLSRGENGNGDRALTKWRPVHLDFLIGPRWIITVHDGELPFLQAFRDQGKGETVIGALSPPALAASLLDWHLSAYFEAVSELEEFLDRIDEAMLAHSARRSLLAGVVGMRRKVSELRHFLNQQRPVFYGLSRPDFAQIFESEAAAHYQSLERRFERAVDAVDHARELVNGSFELFTTRTAEATNDLVRRLTFVTVMLGVIGAVAGVFGMNFETPYTQTGVIGFWVVISALGTFIGIAAGVARRRGWI; this is encoded by the coding sequence ATGATCCAGGCCTTTCTCTATAATGCAGATGGACATGACCGAGAGGTCGATCTCGATGAGCAATGCCTGGCGGGCCTCGACGAACGAACGCTCCTGTGGGTCGACGTCAGCGGCCGCAATCGCGATGAGGTGGAGCATCTCGCCGGTCTCTTCAGCCTGGACCGCGGTTCTGTCAGGGAACTGCTCAATCCTCAAGAGGCGCCGTATCTGGACAACTACGGCGAGTACTTCCAGTTCGACGTTATCGGCCTCTCGCGCGGAGAGAACGGCAACGGGGATCGGGCCCTAACCAAGTGGCGTCCCGTCCACTTGGACTTTCTCATTGGCCCGCGGTGGATCATTACCGTGCATGATGGCGAATTGCCGTTCCTTCAGGCTTTCCGCGACCAGGGCAAGGGTGAGACGGTGATCGGGGCTCTGAGCCCACCGGCGCTCGCGGCATCCCTGCTGGACTGGCATTTGAGCGCCTATTTCGAGGCCGTCAGCGAACTCGAGGAGTTTCTGGACCGGATCGACGAGGCGATGCTGGCGCACTCGGCCCGGCGCAGCCTGCTCGCAGGCGTGGTCGGGATGCGGCGCAAGGTGTCCGAACTTCGCCACTTCCTGAATCAGCAACGCCCTGTCTTCTACGGGCTCTCACGTCCGGACTTCGCTCAAATCTTCGAGTCCGAGGCGGCTGCGCATTATCAATCCCTGGAACGACGGTTCGAGCGTGCCGTGGATGCCGTCGACCACGCCCGCGAACTGGTGAACGGCTCGTTTGAGTTATTTACGACCCGTACGGCAGAAGCGACGAATGACCTTGTCCGCAGGCTGACTTTCGTCACCGTGATGTTGGGCGTGATCGGGGCGGTGGCGGGCGTGTTCGGCATGAATTTCGAGACGCCCTACACACAAACTGGCGTCATCGGCTTCTGGGTTGTTATCTCCGCCTTGGGTACCTTCATCGGCATCGCGGCCGGTGTGGCCCGTCGCAGAGGTTGGATCTGA
- the ccoN gene encoding cytochrome-c oxidase, cbb3-type subunit I, protein MAQAAAPSKGMTFGEMGSALAFAGLAFLSIIIAAKAYTPEYAFHAYLFAAASVAAVFAIVNRFYERPAELPPLTIGGKPNYNMGPVKFATIASVFWGVAGFTIGLLIALQLAFPALNFDTAWLSFGRMRPLHTSAVIFAFGGNVLIASSFYVVQRTCRARMVGDIAPWFVVLGYNFFIVIAGTGYLLGITQGKEYAEPEWYADLFLTIVWVTYFLVFLGTVMRRKEPHIYVANWFYLAFILTIAVLHLGNNAAIPVSLFSPKSYIVWSGVQDALVQWWYGHNAVGFFLTAGFLAIMYYFIPKRAERPVYSYRLSIIHFWSLIFMYIWAGPHHLHYTALPDWAQTLGMVFSVMLWMPSWGGMINGLMTLSGAWDKLRTDPVLRLMVVSVAFYGMATFEGPLMSVKAVNSLSHYTDWTIGHVHAGALGWVAYISFGAIYCLVPWLWNKKELYSMKAVSWHFWISTLGIVLYISSMWVAGILQGLMWRAYTSLGFLEYSFIETVEAMNPFYVIRALGGAFFVAGSLIMVWNVWKTISVGEAVEEAPQAMQPALIAAE, encoded by the coding sequence ATGGCTCAAGCGGCAGCACCCTCAAAAGGAATGACCTTCGGCGAAATGGGCTCCGCCCTTGCCTTCGCCGGGCTGGCCTTCCTCAGCATCATCATCGCGGCGAAGGCCTATACGCCCGAATACGCCTTTCACGCCTACCTCTTTGCAGCGGCCAGTGTCGCCGCCGTATTCGCTATCGTAAACCGGTTTTACGAGCGGCCGGCCGAACTGCCACCGCTGACCATCGGCGGCAAGCCGAACTACAACATGGGTCCGGTGAAGTTCGCCACGATCGCTTCCGTGTTCTGGGGCGTCGCGGGTTTCACAATCGGCCTCCTGATCGCCCTTCAACTCGCCTTCCCGGCGCTCAATTTCGACACGGCGTGGCTGTCCTTCGGCAGGATGCGGCCGCTGCACACCTCGGCGGTGATCTTCGCCTTTGGGGGCAACGTCCTGATCGCCAGCTCGTTTTATGTCGTGCAGCGCACCTGTCGCGCCCGGATGGTCGGCGACATCGCACCCTGGTTTGTGGTGCTAGGCTACAATTTCTTCATCGTGATCGCCGGAACGGGATACCTGCTCGGCATCACCCAGGGCAAGGAATATGCCGAGCCCGAATGGTACGCGGACCTCTTCCTTACGATCGTTTGGGTCACGTATTTCCTGGTGTTCCTCGGCACGGTCATGCGCCGCAAGGAGCCCCACATCTACGTGGCGAACTGGTTCTACCTCGCCTTTATCCTGACTATTGCGGTCCTTCATCTGGGCAACAACGCTGCGATTCCGGTCTCCCTCTTCTCGCCCAAGAGCTACATCGTATGGTCGGGCGTGCAGGATGCTCTGGTGCAATGGTGGTACGGCCATAACGCGGTCGGCTTCTTTCTCACTGCCGGCTTCCTTGCCATTATGTACTACTTCATCCCGAAGCGGGCCGAGCGGCCGGTCTATTCCTACCGTCTGTCGATCATTCACTTCTGGTCGCTGATCTTCATGTACATCTGGGCAGGTCCCCACCACCTGCACTACACCGCCCTGCCCGACTGGGCGCAGACCCTGGGCATGGTGTTCTCGGTCATGCTGTGGATGCCCTCTTGGGGCGGTATGATCAACGGCCTCATGACGCTCTCGGGCGCTTGGGACAAGCTGCGCACCGATCCGGTTCTTCGTCTCATGGTGGTGTCGGTCGCATTCTACGGCATGGCGACGTTCGAAGGACCGCTCATGTCGGTGAAGGCGGTTAACTCTCTGTCTCACTACACCGATTGGACCATCGGCCACGTTCATGCCGGAGCCCTCGGCTGGGTCGCCTACATCTCCTTCGGCGCCATCTACTGCCTCGTACCGTGGCTGTGGAACAAGAAGGAACTCTACTCCATGAAGGCCGTGTCTTGGCACTTCTGGATCTCGACCCTCGGGATCGTCCTGTACATCTCGTCGATGTGGGTGGCAGGCATCCTCCAGGGCCTCATGTGGCGCGCCTATACCAGTCTCGGCTTCCTCGAATACTCCTTCATCGAGACCGTGGAAGCGATGAACCCCTTCTATGTCATCCGTGCGCTCGGCGGTGCCTTCTTCGTGGCCGGCAGCCTGATCATGGTCTGGAACGTCTGGAAGACGATCTCGGTCGGCGAGGCGGTCGAGGAGGCTCCTCAGGCCATGCAGCCCGCACTCATTGCCGCGGAATAA
- the ccoO gene encoding cytochrome-c oxidase, cbb3-type subunit II, with the protein MSFWSRHKIFETNSIILIIGVLIVISIGGLVEIVPLFYLKSTIEKVEGVRPYTPLELAGRNIYVREGCYNCHSQMIRPLRDEVERYGHYSLAAESMYDRPFQWGSKRTGPDLARLGNKYSDDWHKDHLKDPRAVVPGSIMPGYPWLETTELDASAISEELKVQATLGVPYTDEMLKHAESDVRIQANADDPNAIDLAKRYPKAQSRAFDGNPQKVTEADALIAYLQMLGTQVDFKLYDNKANVR; encoded by the coding sequence ATGTCTTTCTGGTCCCGCCACAAGATTTTCGAGACCAACTCGATCATCCTCATCATCGGCGTGCTGATCGTGATCTCCATCGGCGGCCTCGTGGAGATCGTGCCGCTCTTCTACCTCAAGAGCACCATCGAGAAGGTGGAGGGCGTCCGTCCCTACACCCCTCTCGAGCTCGCCGGCCGCAACATCTACGTGCGTGAAGGCTGCTACAATTGCCACAGTCAGATGATCCGTCCCCTGCGCGACGAGGTCGAGCGCTATGGACACTACTCGCTCGCCGCCGAGAGCATGTACGACCGGCCCTTCCAATGGGGATCCAAGCGCACTGGCCCGGATCTCGCCCGCCTCGGAAACAAGTACTCCGACGACTGGCACAAGGATCACCTGAAGGATCCGCGCGCCGTGGTGCCCGGCTCGATCATGCCCGGCTATCCCTGGCTCGAAACGACCGAGCTCGATGCATCGGCCATCTCTGAGGAGCTGAAGGTGCAGGCGACGCTCGGCGTTCCCTATACCGACGAGATGCTCAAGCATGCCGAAAGCGATGTCCGAATCCAGGCCAATGCCGATGATCCGAATGCCATCGATCTCGCCAAGCGCTATCCCAAGGCTCAGTCCCGGGCCTTCGACGGCAATCCGCAGAAGGTCACGGAAGCCGACGCCCTGATCGCGTATCTGCAGATGCTGGGCACCCAGGTTGACTTCAAGCTCTATGACAACAAGGCCAACGTGCGCTGA
- the hemN gene encoding oxygen-independent coproporphyrinogen III oxidase, translated as MQASIMTPELIARYDQRVPRYTSYPTAPHFKPDVTAETYASWLAELEPGKPLSLYLHVPFCAELCLYCGCNTAVTRSYTAVAAYVECLEREIELVARHLPGRMAVTHIHWGGGTPTILSPGDLLRISRTLGLAFDIRPEAEIAVEIDPRTITPEHVQALAAAGLNRASLGVQDFDPKVQETIRRIQSFEQTAQVAAWLRQAGVNGLNLDLMYGLPFQSVESVRRSVELALRLDPDRIALFGYAHVPWMKRHQALLPEAALPDAVARVEQREAAAHAFIEAGYVQIGIDHFAKPDDAMTIRQQDGRLHRNFQGYTTDEAVALIGFGTSAIGSVPQGYVQNAPTTPSYREAVLGGQLPVVRGVALTEDDRLRRTIIERLMCDFSVDLQDVASNARGEAPNFRHEIEVIDELAADGLVVRDGLTLTIPDEGRALVRNVCSVFDRYLGNDGQRHSSAL; from the coding sequence ATGCAAGCTTCCATCATGACCCCTGAACTCATTGCCCGCTACGACCAGCGCGTCCCGCGCTATACGAGCTATCCCACCGCCCCGCACTTCAAGCCGGACGTCACGGCTGAGACCTATGCGTCCTGGCTCGCCGAGTTGGAGCCGGGCAAGCCCCTGTCCCTGTACCTGCACGTGCCGTTCTGTGCGGAACTCTGCCTCTATTGCGGCTGCAACACCGCCGTGACCCGCAGCTACACGGCCGTCGCGGCCTATGTGGAGTGCCTGGAGCGGGAGATCGAACTCGTGGCGCGCCACCTGCCCGGCCGCATGGCTGTCACCCATATCCATTGGGGCGGAGGAACGCCAACGATCCTGTCCCCGGGCGATCTTCTGCGGATCTCCCGTACCCTTGGCTTGGCCTTCGATATCCGGCCCGAGGCCGAGATCGCCGTCGAAATAGACCCGAGAACGATCACGCCGGAGCACGTTCAAGCCCTTGCGGCAGCCGGCCTCAACCGGGCAAGCCTGGGTGTCCAGGATTTCGACCCGAAGGTGCAGGAGACCATCCGGCGGATCCAGTCGTTCGAGCAGACCGCCCAGGTGGCCGCATGGCTCCGCCAGGCCGGCGTGAACGGCCTGAACCTGGACCTGATGTACGGCCTGCCGTTCCAGAGCGTCGAGAGCGTGAGGCGCTCCGTAGAGCTCGCCCTGAGGCTCGATCCCGACCGCATCGCATTGTTCGGATACGCCCATGTCCCCTGGATGAAACGCCATCAGGCCCTCCTGCCCGAAGCGGCGCTCCCCGACGCGGTGGCGCGCGTCGAGCAGCGCGAAGCCGCGGCCCATGCCTTTATCGAGGCCGGGTATGTGCAGATCGGGATCGATCACTTTGCCAAGCCGGACGACGCCATGACGATTCGTCAGCAGGACGGACGGCTTCACCGCAACTTTCAGGGCTATACGACGGACGAGGCTGTAGCCCTGATCGGTTTCGGTACTTCGGCGATCGGCTCGGTGCCGCAGGGCTATGTCCAGAATGCGCCGACGACGCCCTCCTACCGGGAGGCCGTTCTCGGTGGCCAACTCCCGGTCGTCCGCGGCGTCGCCCTGACCGAGGATGACCGCCTGCGCCGAACGATCATCGAACGCCTGATGTGCGACTTTTCCGTTGATCTCCAGGACGTTGCGTCGAACGCCCGAGGCGAGGCCCCGAATTTCAGGCACGAGATCGAGGTCATCGACGAACTGGCGGCGGACGGCCTCGTCGTGCGCGACGGACTGACCCTGACGATCCCGGACGAGGGCCGTGCCCTTGTCCGAAACGTCTGCTCGGTGTTCGACCGCTACCTCGGGAACGACGGCCAGCGTCACTCCAGCGCCCTCTAA
- the ccoP gene encoding cytochrome-c oxidase, cbb3-type subunit III, protein MAHDKHEQVDAVSGVTTTGHSWDDIQELNNPLPRWWLWTFYACIAWAIAYCIAYPAWPLVSSYTKGALGWHSRDAVTADLDALKQQRSGMTAKLAASSLDEIRQTPELFAFARAQGKAAFGDNCAPCHGAGGAGAKGYPNLNDDDWLWGGSLAQIDQTIRHGARSTSDQGHSGSMPAFGRDGMLKREEILQAADYVRSLAGLPTDKSANLAAGAKVFADNCAACHGEKGLGNQDLGAPNLSDKIWLFGSDKATIVEGLMNGRGGVMPTWHGRLDDTTIKALTLYVHSLGGDQAR, encoded by the coding sequence ATGGCCCATGACAAACATGAACAGGTCGACGCCGTTTCCGGCGTGACCACCACCGGGCATAGCTGGGACGACATCCAGGAACTCAACAATCCTCTGCCGCGCTGGTGGCTGTGGACGTTCTATGCCTGCATCGCGTGGGCGATCGCCTATTGCATCGCCTACCCGGCGTGGCCACTGGTCTCCTCCTACACCAAAGGAGCGCTCGGCTGGCACTCGCGGGATGCGGTGACGGCCGATCTCGACGCTCTCAAGCAGCAGCGTTCCGGCATGACCGCGAAGCTCGCCGCAAGCTCACTGGACGAGATCAGGCAGACCCCTGAACTGTTCGCGTTCGCGCGGGCCCAGGGCAAGGCGGCATTCGGAGACAACTGCGCCCCCTGCCACGGAGCCGGCGGCGCAGGCGCCAAGGGCTACCCGAACCTGAACGATGACGACTGGCTTTGGGGCGGGTCGCTCGCCCAAATCGACCAGACGATCCGCCACGGCGCCCGCTCCACGAGCGATCAGGGCCATTCCGGCTCCATGCCGGCCTTCGGTCGCGACGGGATGCTCAAGCGCGAAGAGATCCTGCAGGCGGCCGATTACGTCCGTTCCCTCGCGGGCCTGCCGACCGACAAAAGCGCCAATCTGGCTGCGGGTGCGAAGGTTTTCGCAGACAACTGCGCGGCCTGCCATGGGGAGAAGGGCCTAGGGAACCAGGACCTCGGCGCACCCAACCTGTCCGACAAGATCTGGCTCTTCGGCTCCGACAAGGCCACCATCGTCGAGGGCCTGATGAACGGGCGCGGCGGAGTCATGCCGACCTGGCATGGGCGGCTCGACGACACGACCATCAAGGCGCTCACCCTCTACGTGCATTCCCTGGGTGGTGATCAGGCTCGCTAA
- a CDS encoding 3-keto-5-aminohexanoate cleavage protein, translating to MRPVIIAVAITGSVPRRKDNPAVPITPDEQIESTRQAYEAGATLVHIHVRNDDETPSSDPDRFAAVQAGVARHCPGMIIQFSTGGRGRDPAQRSSALGLRPDMASLSTGSVNFPTIVYENHTVLVDEMAGKMKEFGIRPEIEIFDLSHLHGARRLADKGLLDDQPHIQFVMGIQNALPAEERLLDILLKEAKHLFPNCTWTAAGIGRHQASVMDWALARGADAVRTGLEDNIRITRDRLASSNAELVEHAVLSVERHGHRVATPDEARALLGCRPGPAT from the coding sequence GTGAGGCCGGTCATCATTGCCGTCGCGATCACGGGGTCGGTCCCGCGCAGGAAGGACAATCCGGCGGTGCCGATCACCCCGGACGAGCAGATCGAGTCGACCCGTCAGGCCTACGAGGCGGGCGCCACGCTCGTCCACATCCATGTCCGCAACGACGACGAGACGCCCTCGTCCGATCCGGATCGCTTCGCGGCCGTCCAGGCCGGTGTCGCCAGGCACTGCCCGGGCATGATCATCCAATTCTCGACCGGCGGCCGGGGGCGTGATCCGGCCCAGCGCAGCTCCGCCCTCGGCCTGCGCCCCGACATGGCCTCCCTCTCGACGGGCTCCGTCAACTTCCCCACCATCGTGTACGAGAACCACACGGTTCTGGTGGACGAGATGGCGGGAAAGATGAAGGAGTTCGGAATCCGCCCGGAGATCGAGATCTTCGATCTCTCTCATCTGCACGGGGCCAGGCGCCTCGCCGACAAGGGGCTGCTCGACGATCAGCCGCATATCCAGTTCGTCATGGGAATCCAGAATGCGCTTCCGGCCGAGGAGCGCCTGCTCGACATCCTGCTCAAGGAAGCCAAGCACCTGTTTCCGAACTGCACCTGGACGGCGGCCGGGATCGGGCGCCATCAGGCCTCGGTCATGGACTGGGCGCTCGCGCGGGGTGCGGACGCGGTCCGGACCGGGCTCGAGGACAACATCCGCATCACCCGGGATCGGCTCGCCTCCAGCAACGCGGAACTCGTGGAGCACGCGGTGCTGTCCGTCGAGCGGCACGGCCACCGGGTCGCGACCCCGGACGAGGCCCGGGCGCTGCTGGGCTGCAGACCGGGTCCTGCGACCTAG